The DNA sequence GTGCTCAAGGGACAGGGAGACGCGGCCAACGGCATCCTCACGGCACTCAACTACAGCGCGGACCTGGACAATTCCGCCAACAAGCAGTTCGCGCCGGCGTACACGGCCGCCCACGGCACGGCCCCGACCACGTACGCGATGGCATCCTGGGACGCGGCGCAGGTCCTCGACAAGGCGATCAAGGCGGCCGGTTCCACAGGTTCCACGGTGAGCTCAGCATCGGTCAACGCGGCCATCGCCCAGGTGGGGGACATCGACAGCCCGCGCGGAACCTGGCGGTTCAACAGCGGCGGGACGCCCGTCCAGCCCTGGTACCTGCGTGAGGTCAAGCAGGGTGCCAACACCGTCAGTTCCGAGCTCGGAAGACTGGGCGGCTGACATGTCCGGATGGTTGGACGGCAACTTCGTCAGCGTCATCGACGGGGTCGCCTTCGGTCTGCTGCTGTTCACGATCGCGGTCGGACTCTCCCTGGTCTTCGGCATGATGGACGTGCTCAACCTCGCGCACGGCACGCTCTACCTGGCCGGGGCCTACGTCGCCTACGCCCTGTCCGACGGGACCCTGACGGGTCTCCTCCTCGCACTCCTGGCGGGCGCCCTGGTGGGCACCATGGGCGGGGCCGCGCTGACCTTCCTCACCCAGCCCCTGGCCCGCCGCGGGCACCTGGACCAAGCCGTCCTGACGCTCGGCATCACCTTCATCGTGGCCGACCTCCTCTCCGCGGCCTTCGGCGCGGACGTACTGCCCACGGACCCGCCCGAGGTCCTGCGCGGGACGGTCGGCCTCCTCGGCCACGCCTATCCGGTCTACCGGCTCGTGTTCATCGCCGTCGCGGCCGGCCTCGCGCTCCTCGTGTACCTCGTCTTCGAGCGCAGCTCGCTCGGAGCCCTCGTGCGGGCCACCGTCGCCGACCGGGACATGGTCCGCGCGCTCGGTGTCGACATCCGCAAGGTGCTCTACGGGGTCTTCGCGTCCGGCGCCGCCCTGGCGGCCGTCGGCGGAGTCCTCGGGGCGCCGATCCTCGGCCCCGGGCCGGGCGTCGACGAGACGGTCCTCGTCCTCTCCCTCGTCGTCGTGGTCGTGGGGGGACTCGGATCGGTGCGCGGCGCACTCGCCGGGGCGCTCCTGATCGGCCAGGTGCAGACCCTCGGGGTGGCGCTGCTCCCGGAGTACGCACCGTTCCTCCTCTTCGGCACCATGCTGCTCGTACTCGTGGTCCGCCCGCACGGCTTGGTCGCGTCGGCGGTGCGCGCATGAGCCCGTCCGCAACCGCGGGCACCGCGGGCACCACCACCCGGCGGAGGCTGTCCGCGACCGCCGTGGCCGGTGCTCTCGCCGTGGCCCCCTTCGTGCTCGGCCCGTACGCGATCGGCACGCTGTCGCGGATCCTGGTGTTCGCCCTCCTCGTGCTCAGCGTGAACCTGCTCACCGGCC is a window from the Streptomyces sp. NBC_01244 genome containing:
- a CDS encoding branched-chain amino acid ABC transporter permease yields the protein MSGWLDGNFVSVIDGVAFGLLLFTIAVGLSLVFGMMDVLNLAHGTLYLAGAYVAYALSDGTLTGLLLALLAGALVGTMGGAALTFLTQPLARRGHLDQAVLTLGITFIVADLLSAAFGADVLPTDPPEVLRGTVGLLGHAYPVYRLVFIAVAAGLALLVYLVFERSSLGALVRATVADRDMVRALGVDIRKVLYGVFASGAALAAVGGVLGAPILGPGPGVDETVLVLSLVVVVVGGLGSVRGALAGALLIGQVQTLGVALLPEYAPFLLFGTMLLVLVVRPHGLVASAVRA